A single genomic interval of Festucalex cinctus isolate MCC-2025b chromosome 16, RoL_Fcin_1.0, whole genome shotgun sequence harbors:
- the gp1ba gene encoding uncharacterized protein gp1ba, whose product MNQFSSLSWGSFQMFSKLYELDLTANEVGQVMASAAPLLPGLRVLRLGHNRLTSLADRAFSACPALINLHLDNNAIESLSDDTFAGLSKLEILDLTSNHIRVLPPRLLRPLIAIETLYLETNQISELPDDWFNPREDVPYLYLSANPWTCDCSLTYLRTYLEDFYFNFYVRDGKIISRDHKSLVCHSPQQSKGQAVFDVALDYLCTTPTPPQIPTSLLPPSFTSSVTEGPEWESEGVRGDGLIAKQPAPPTTSSVSFPDHSSTTTTVLTTLAPQPPTVTPSRPTTESLPTTSTATLPATLPAVTPTDSEVPWTWRWGKNEGGATPLRHTPGAGVFCVWLFAGNVCLCALGAASSLMILVRLVVLYRGAYKPLSAALATEGGAQQVRLYGGTTSVYRSVLFVNREEGEMVQGGPVYRTTLHRAPGTQVALQQWSDVMGERQDGTGWRQRFSVLLRQEREWPGGREERDWVVGAWLAQQLPGVTPEWWPAH is encoded by the exons ATGAACCAGTTCTCCAGCCTGTCCTGGGGATCCTTCCAGATGTTCAGCAAGCTGTACGAGCTGGACCTGACAGCCAACGAG GTGGGTCAGGTGATGGCGAGCGCCGCGCCACTTCTGCCGGGTCTCAGAGTCCTCCGACTCGGACACAACCGCCTCACGTCTCTGGCCGACCGGGCCTTCTCCGCCTGCCCCGCCCTGATAAATCTCCACCTGGACAATAACGCCATCGAGTCTCTGAGCGATGACACGTTCGCCGGGCTCAGCAAGTTAGAG ATCTTAGACCTGACGTCCAATCACATCAGGGTTCTGCCGCCCCGCTTGCTCCGCCCTCTTATTGCCATAGAAACACTATACCTGGAAACAAACCAG ATTAGCGAGCTGCCGGACGATTGGTTCAACCCGAGGGAGGACGTGCCCTACTTGTACCTCTCGGCCAACCCGTGGACCTGTGACTGCAGCCTGACATACCTGCGCACGTACTTGGAAGACTTCTACTTCAACTTCTACGTGCGCGACGGCAAGATCATCTCGAGAGACCACAAGAGTCTG GTGTGCCACTCGCCTCAGCAATCTAAAGGTCAAGCCGTCTTCGATGTGGCCCTGGACTACTTGTGTACAACTCCCACGCCACCCCAGATCCCCACCAGCCTCCTACCGCCCAGCTTCACCAGCAGTGTCACCGAGGGTCCGGAGTGGGAGAGTGAGGGTGTCAGGGGCGACGGGCTCATTGCTAAGCAGCCTGCACCGCCGACCACTTCCAGCGTGTCATTTCCTGACCACTCTAGCACCACAACCACCGTGCTGACCACTCTAGCACCACAACCACCGACTGTCACTCCATCACGTCCTACAACCGAGTCACTTCCTACAACTTCAACTGCAACCCTTCCCGCCACTCTCCCAGCTGTAACGCCCACTGACTCTGAGGTCCCTTGGACCTGGCGGTGGGGGAAGAACGAGGGTGGCGCCACTCCTCTCCGCCACACGCCCGGTGCCGGTGTGTTTTGCGTGTGGTTGTTTGCCGGCAATGTGTGCCTGTGTGCACTGGGGGCAGCGAGTTCCCTCATGATTCTAGTGAGACTCGTGGTCCTGTACAGGGGGGCGTACAAGCCACTGAGCGCCGCACTAGCGACAGAGGGCGGCGCCCAGCAGGTGAGGCTCTACGGCGGCACGACGTCGGTTTATCGTTCGGTCCTCTTCGTCAACCGCGAAGAGGGGGAGATGGTCCAAGGCGGCCCGGTGTACAGGACGACCCTGCACCGAGCTCCTGGGACACAAGTGGCGCTGCAGCAATGGAGTGATGTCATGGGAGAGCGTCAGGATGGCACAGGGTGGAGGCAACGCTTCAGTGTGCTTCTGCGCCAGGAGAGGGAGTGGCCGGGTGGGAGAGAGGAGCGAGATTGGGTGGTGGGCGCGTGGCTGGCACAACAGCTACCCGGCGTGACCCCCGAGTGGTGGCCCGCCCACTAA
- the LOC144003511 gene encoding sodium/hydrogen exchanger 9B2 isoform X1, whose amino-acid sequence MCSCCVSSFSRLKSRCPRPRGFFNLIITKACVLALLFGAAWSVTGSECLPGGRVFGIVIIFISAVLGGRLLGMVQFPGLPPIPPLLGMLLAGLLLRNVPYVTDAVYVDATWSSALRSVALAIILARAGLGLDPSALRRLKAVCLRVAVGPCVVEACVVAVVSHFLLALPWVWGFLLGFVLAAVSPAVVVPSMLLLQKEGYGSEKGIPTLLMAAGSFDDILAITGFSTCLGVAFSTGSTWMSVLKGLLEVVGGVVGGVLVGIFLCFFPSMDQEDLVVTRSFLLLAFSVFAVFFTQVVGASGAGGLCTLVLAFLAALGWRADKAGVAAILGRCWDVFQPLLFGLIGAEIIITTLSLSTVGLGVAVIAIGLVVRLTATFALVHGAGFVLKEKLFIAIAWMPKATVQAAIGSTALDTARDAGDDTLVKFGLDVLTLAVLAILITAPIGALGIGLAGPRLLSRQVKAPEAVGGVSSPVGQGEGEVIFESRL is encoded by the exons atgTGTTCGTGCTGCGTCTCGTCCTTCAGCCGCCTGAAGAGCAGATGTCCTCGACCGCGTGGATTCTTCAACCTGATCATCACCAAAG CATGTGTGTTGGCGTTGCTTTTCGGCGCCGCATGGTCAGTAACAGGAAGTGAGTGTTTACCGGGAGGGAGAGTGTTCGGCAttgtcatcatcttcatcagcgCGGTGCTCGGAGGGCGACTACTCGGGATGGTCCAGTTTCCCGGCCTGCCCCCCATCCCGCCACTGCTTG GCATGTTGCTGGCCGGTTTGCTCCTGAGGAATGTTCCGTACGTGACGGACGCCGTCTACGTGGACGCCACCTGGTCCTCGGCTTTGAGGAGCGTGGCGCTGGCCATCATCCTGGCCCGAGCCGGACTGGGCCTGGACCCCTCG GCGCTGCGTCGTCTGAAGGCTGTGTGCCTGCGTGTGGCGGTCGGACCGTGCGTCGTGGAGGCGTGCGTCGTTGCCGTGGTTTCGCACTTCCTGTTGGCTCTGCCCTGGGTGTGGGGCTTCCTGCTGGG gTTCGTCCTGGCGGCGGTGTCACCGGCCGTGGTGGTTCCATCCATGTTGCTGCTCCAGAAGGAAGGTTACGGAAGTGAGAAG GGCATCCCGACGCTCCTGATGGCTGCCGGCAGCTTTGACGACATTTTGGCCATCACGGGCTTCTCCACGTGTCTGGGCGTGGCCTTCTCCACAG GTTCCACGTGGATGAGCGTCCTGAAGGGTCTCCTGGAGGTGGTGGGTGGTGTGGTGGGCGGCGTCCTTGTGGGCATCTTCTTGTGTTTCTTCCCCAGCATGGATCAG GAGGACCTGGTGGTGACCAGAAGCTTCCTCCTGTTGGCCTTCTCCGTCTTCGCCGTCTTTTTCACTCAAGTGGTGGGTGCCTCCGGGGCCGGAGGCCTGTGCACCTTGGTTCTGGCCTTCCTGGCTGCGCTGGGTTGGCGGGCTGACAAG GCGGGGGTGGCAGCCATATTGGGGAGGTGCTGGGACGTGTTCCAGCCCCTGCTCTTCGGCCTGATTGGAGCAGAGATCATCATAACGACGCTGAGCCTCAGTACTGTGG GTTTGGGTGTGGCCGTGATCGCCATCGGTCTGGTGGTGCGGCTGACTGCCACCTTCGCGTTGGTACACGGCGCGGGCTTCGTGCTCAAGGAGAAGCTCTTCATCGCCATCGCCTGGATGCCAAAAGCCACGGTGCAG GCAGCCATCGGCTCCACAGCGTTGGACACGGCTCGGGACGCGGGCGACGACACATTGGTGAAGTTCGGTTTAGACGTGCTAACGTTAGCTGTGTTAGCCATCTTGATCACCGCGCCCATCGGAGCGCTGGGCATCGGCCTGGCGGGGCCTCGCCTTCTGAGCCGACAGGTCAAAG caCCTGAGGCAGTGGGCGGAGTGTCTTCTCCGGTTGGCCAAGGTGAAGGTGAAGTTATTTTTGAGAGCAGGCTGTGA
- the LOC144003511 gene encoding sodium/hydrogen exchanger 9B2 isoform X2 has product MCSCCVSSFSRLKSRCPRPRGFFNLIITKACVLALLFGAAWSVTGSECLPGGRVFGIVIIFISAVLGGRLLGMVQFPGLPPIPPLLGMLLAGLLLRNVPYVTDAVYVDATWSSALRSVALAIILARAGLGLDPSALRRLKAVCLRVAVGPCVVEACVVAVVSHFLLALPWVWGFLLGFVLAAVSPAVVVPSMLLLQKEGYGSEKGIPTLLMAAGSFDDILAITGFSTCLGVAFSTGSTWMSVLKGLLEVVGGVVGGVLVGIFLCFFPSMDQDLVVTRSFLLLAFSVFAVFFTQVVGASGAGGLCTLVLAFLAALGWRADKAGVAAILGRCWDVFQPLLFGLIGAEIIITTLSLSTVGLGVAVIAIGLVVRLTATFALVHGAGFVLKEKLFIAIAWMPKATVQAAIGSTALDTARDAGDDTLVKFGLDVLTLAVLAILITAPIGALGIGLAGPRLLSRQVKAPEAVGGVSSPVGQGEGEVIFESRL; this is encoded by the exons atgTGTTCGTGCTGCGTCTCGTCCTTCAGCCGCCTGAAGAGCAGATGTCCTCGACCGCGTGGATTCTTCAACCTGATCATCACCAAAG CATGTGTGTTGGCGTTGCTTTTCGGCGCCGCATGGTCAGTAACAGGAAGTGAGTGTTTACCGGGAGGGAGAGTGTTCGGCAttgtcatcatcttcatcagcgCGGTGCTCGGAGGGCGACTACTCGGGATGGTCCAGTTTCCCGGCCTGCCCCCCATCCCGCCACTGCTTG GCATGTTGCTGGCCGGTTTGCTCCTGAGGAATGTTCCGTACGTGACGGACGCCGTCTACGTGGACGCCACCTGGTCCTCGGCTTTGAGGAGCGTGGCGCTGGCCATCATCCTGGCCCGAGCCGGACTGGGCCTGGACCCCTCG GCGCTGCGTCGTCTGAAGGCTGTGTGCCTGCGTGTGGCGGTCGGACCGTGCGTCGTGGAGGCGTGCGTCGTTGCCGTGGTTTCGCACTTCCTGTTGGCTCTGCCCTGGGTGTGGGGCTTCCTGCTGGG gTTCGTCCTGGCGGCGGTGTCACCGGCCGTGGTGGTTCCATCCATGTTGCTGCTCCAGAAGGAAGGTTACGGAAGTGAGAAG GGCATCCCGACGCTCCTGATGGCTGCCGGCAGCTTTGACGACATTTTGGCCATCACGGGCTTCTCCACGTGTCTGGGCGTGGCCTTCTCCACAG GTTCCACGTGGATGAGCGTCCTGAAGGGTCTCCTGGAGGTGGTGGGTGGTGTGGTGGGCGGCGTCCTTGTGGGCATCTTCTTGTGTTTCTTCCCCAGCATGGATCAG GACCTGGTGGTGACCAGAAGCTTCCTCCTGTTGGCCTTCTCCGTCTTCGCCGTCTTTTTCACTCAAGTGGTGGGTGCCTCCGGGGCCGGAGGCCTGTGCACCTTGGTTCTGGCCTTCCTGGCTGCGCTGGGTTGGCGGGCTGACAAG GCGGGGGTGGCAGCCATATTGGGGAGGTGCTGGGACGTGTTCCAGCCCCTGCTCTTCGGCCTGATTGGAGCAGAGATCATCATAACGACGCTGAGCCTCAGTACTGTGG GTTTGGGTGTGGCCGTGATCGCCATCGGTCTGGTGGTGCGGCTGACTGCCACCTTCGCGTTGGTACACGGCGCGGGCTTCGTGCTCAAGGAGAAGCTCTTCATCGCCATCGCCTGGATGCCAAAAGCCACGGTGCAG GCAGCCATCGGCTCCACAGCGTTGGACACGGCTCGGGACGCGGGCGACGACACATTGGTGAAGTTCGGTTTAGACGTGCTAACGTTAGCTGTGTTAGCCATCTTGATCACCGCGCCCATCGGAGCGCTGGGCATCGGCCTGGCGGGGCCTCGCCTTCTGAGCCGACAGGTCAAAG caCCTGAGGCAGTGGGCGGAGTGTCTTCTCCGGTTGGCCAAGGTGAAGGTGAAGTTATTTTTGAGAGCAGGCTGTGA